Genomic window (Phragmites australis chromosome 5, lpPhrAust1.1, whole genome shotgun sequence):
AGTTTGCAGCTTGGAAAGGAAAACTGATCTTGGACGCCTCACCCTTGTCAAGTCAGTGCTTAACCTCATAGCCATTAAAACCCCCAAAAGTGTCCTCAAGGCTATTGATAACAACAGAAGGCGATTTCTTTGGGCGGGTACCGAGGTCTTAACAGGAGGCAAGTGTAAGCTAAACTGAAGCAGAGTTTGTCGGTAGACAAACAAAGGTGGCCTAGGATCCTCAACCTCGCAAACTTCTCTAGAGCCCTCGCAAACAAAGGTGGTCTCAGGTTCGAAAATTCATTGATAACCGGTGAATAATCACGATAACCGGCTAATTCGCTCCCCACCGAATGCACAAGTCGAccggttttcgaatttgaactcaaaaattcaaatcagatttaaaaaataaaaagtttttataaaaaactagagacaattataagactatctgtgaaaaaaattcaaaaaaaatcgtttTGCATAAGGAAATACATGCTCAAACATTGATAAATTGAAAAGAGACCGAAAAAGTGGAAAGGCCGAAACGGGCCGAATGCACAGTGCAAATGGTTTGTTTTGGCCCAGCTCTATGGGATAAGGGTAGGAGGTCCTTATCCTCTTCGTCAATTCCCCTTGCGTCCGCAAGCAGCCAAATCCACACGACCTTCGCGAGCTGGGCCAGATCCGCCACAAAGCCGAGAAAATCCAACGATGGAAGCGAGAAATTCGGTCCGCATTGAGCGGTTATCGTGATTTGATGAAGCAAAATCGAGTGTCTGGGGCCAGAGCGCATTTCTTCAAAATTCGATCGGTAATCGTCTAAATCCGAGCAATTTTTTGTGTAATGTGGTCGGTATGCGCGCTTAGGAGCTTGTCAAAGCGGTTAGTTGGAGATTCGGTAGAGTTCTACCGATTTATTGCTTGGTTCCCTCAGTTTTCAGCCTGATGCATCGGTTTTCTATGTCGTGCGCTCGGTTAATACCATATCTTGAACTGAGGTAGCATAAACACAGCAAAACTACGTGTTCAGTGCCATATTGGTTTGGTCAAGGAAAACCAACAGGTTGTTTTCAAGATTCAAATCAAAAGTGCTCTAGCAAGATGACTCACATTCACACGATTACGGGCAGTGAACAACTTGTTGCATTTTTAGGTTGTTAGGATTGGTTAGTGTCCGATAGCATTAGTTAGCATCTAGTACTTAATTTTGTTCAATGTTTATTCACTGTTGAAATTTATGGAGTGCTAATATAATGATATATGTTATTTTGTAGTAATCGATGACAGATAGATATGTAGTGTGGCAGCACGAGGACAATTTGGCCCCGGagtttaggtgcaattactacaagaaagaaaagaaaggcagTGGTGCCACatggttgaaagaacatttggcaggacGCGGATCGAATGTTATAAGTTACGATAAGGTGCCTCCAGATGCGCATGATTACTTCAGGTGTGAGCTTGATAGGACAAGAGATAAGATGAATGAAAGGACTGGAATACATTTGCATTTATCTACATGAAAGTTCATAACcggttaagctacaagaagcttcataagttggtatatgtaaaTTACAACTTGAGAATATAGAATAATTTGAATGCAGACATCAGATCGACTGTTAATTATGATCCATTTCAGCAGTTTATAGAGCTCATATTAAATGAGGAGAACAATACGCTCCGGAACTAGATGGAGACCAGCAGATCAAATATTGCCCCATAGCTTGATAATGAGGACACAAATAATGACATATCCCTGCCAactcacctggtgacagacACAGTGAACCCACATGATTTGCAATGGTAGACTGGGGAACGTACACTATCACAACGGACTGCTAAAGTGTAGGTGACACAtacgggaaagaggaagaagcaaattgTACATCTAAAGAaggtcaagaagattaagggtaaAGACAAAAGACAAGTGTAAAACGATGAGAGCATGGATATTGGCTCAAAGAGCCTAACTTACCAAGAGTCTAAATGACATGTGCTCAAAGACAAATAGCGATGACCACGACAGTCAGAGAGGCGATGCTCCTCCACGCCCATCCTCTGTTGTTGTTCTTGTACAATTCATTGCTGAGAGTCAATTTACGCATGCCACATAGGACCAGGATCACGGTACCCCTATCCTCACGAAGGCATATTATACTGGGTGGCTatgatggaccacaagatagtgcgaGCTATTCCATCAactatggcatggagagtagttctggattgTATTCGTACAACTATCTTATCCTCGATGCTCAGTCAAAgtctcctattcagtgggtttACAGTGGCAAGACCTTGAGTTTTATGTCAtattgcaaggacaatggtcaactACTTCTGCATGGATAGGGTAAAGTTGGGCAGAGTTTAAGGCAGAGTTACTATCTACATGACTAATAATGCTCATGTTCACCGATGAGTACAATACAATCGAATTTAATCGCCCCCTGTTAGAAGCTGGTGGTActgaaggtgatgataatttactttctgcaactactttatttgcATACCATAGTattgtactaattttttttatctcctaGGTTGCACGTGGTGTGGATACTATGGAAAATACATTTCAAGCATCCATCATCACTTTGGTAATTGATGTATGGCATGTAATTGTGTTTATAGCTTTTATATGAACAGTTCGACATATTTGTTAATTTGAGGTGTTACTTATGTAATGTGTTTCCTTAGAAATGTCTAAAAAATTTCCTAatcttttacaattttttcccCTATGTATGATATATGCATGAGTAGATGGtatgattaaacaaaacatagcagATCTCATGCCATAcgtatttatattattttttttgcattttttgtgattttcctTGAAGTTCATAGAAATTCAAACAATACGCTCGGTAAATTGGAAAATTCGACATGTTATCGACTAATTTGTTCAAATTTTATGCAGTTTTGTCAATGCAGAAAATGAGGGAAAATCGATCGATAAATCGGCAAATGTGCTCGGTATTCAATGCAATTTGCTCGGTTACCGCTGACTCGATTTGGTCTGGTTTTGTCCcagatttaaaattttaaccaaATAAAATTGTCTAAATTCTCATCAAATTTTGACTAGCTTTCACGGTAATCGCAAATTTTCAGTTACAGCTGAGTCCTGGTTTTCAGACTCCAAATGATCTTGCTCCGTCTACGCTAGCTGGCTCTGGCAAGAATGGAAAGCGCGGCACGAACCTTGGGTGGGATCGAAAATCACATGTGACAACTCGGATATGATGCTTATTGGCAGCTCCTACCACTATCGCAATTGGAAATGCCTAAGGGATATCCTTTTGGCGCATTACATGGCATCATTGGCAGCGGCCTCATGACTTTGCTCACCATCTATTCCCGGCTTCTAGCGCGGAAGGTCAAACGTTGTGGGAAGCTATTGAAAAGAACTCCTGAATACGGATCGTCTCGGGAGTCATACGACACGACATTGCAGAATTTTGGCTAACAGTTCAACTGATCGAACGAAAAAACCATAACCAATATAACATCTCCTGTAAATTCACCCAACACTGCGAGTACATGGTGGATTCGGCCTATAGCGTGCAGTTTCTAGGCTCAGCAGAAACAAACTTCCCGTCGTTGTTTAGGAAGGCGTGGGCTCCTCCAAAATACAAACTTTTTCGCTTGGCTCGTGAACTAGACTGGCTAACAGAAGATGACCTTCCATTCCAACTCGCAGTGGAGACCAGCCATCACCTCTTCACTGTATGCAGATTCACAAAACACATCTGGTCCAACCTATCGCAGTGGGTGTGGGACAACCAACCCTTCGGCCAAATTGCTGGCCGATGACATCAATGATTCACCCATTTATGGCCACCGCACCCAACATATCAAAGGACTCAAATCGCTTATTATTCTTGTCTGCATGGAAATCTGGAACGAGTCAAATGCTAGAAcgtttagggcatgtttggttatcTGTATGCTCTTAATTTGAGTCGTATGAGTCATACAGACTGAGTTGAGATAGGTTGGAGAGATGcagtagggtctgtttggttggctgcatgtgCTCAGTCTAACTGAGAAGAAATTGTGTTTGGTTACCCGCATTAATATATGTTGCATTACAAAATAACTCactttttttaccaaataacatggggttgaaaatatttttataatcagtacatcacatgataagaatattagtgaattttttataattttggagaattttaattaaatattaacttaagttttttatcaaattaattaaaatagattgctaGTGAGCTTTAATTTACTCAcgaaaatttttaaaatttttagatcACTCTGATAcctaaataaaatctaaagttaaataaaaaaaatatcatgatCAGTATTTTTGCACGGCTGAGCAGGCCCGGCGCGTACGTTCGATTCCGACGTACGCGCAGAGCCAAGCTCGCTCGATGCATTTACACAGGAGCGTGCAGACGAGAAGGCCGGTCCGGACAACCAAACACGCGGCTGAACGAAAACAACTGCACCGACAGATACTTACACTAGCGAAGCAGAGCAACCAAACACGTCCTTAATCGAAGCTGTCCTGTGGGCTTTTAGCTGGAGCACGGTATCTGTAGACGAGCATGAAACTGGATAGTAACGCTTTCCAATGGAGCCGAGCCGGATTCGAGTTCCCATCtagtactcctctagtcctcaaCGAAAATCACGCCGTAGGAAAGTGCGGATAAAAAAAGCTAGAGCACTGTACCTAGACCGCGTGATTAGGAGggggtagtttttttttttggtctgtcccatttttgtgtttttctttttgctcgGACCTTCCTGCTCTCCTGCCGGTTGGTTTAAAAAAGAAGTCAAGGCTCAAGAACCATCTGTGTGCACGTGTTGAAATGGCTTCTGATTTTGCCCATTAGAGATGACCTCGATGGTGCTGTATCACGGCTAGCAGAGGGATTATTGAGCCCAGAATTAATCGGGCCAAAATGGTTTCGTCCCAGCTCTGGTCTGAGTACCTTACATGGGAAATTGCAACTTCGGTGTTTATGTACCGTGTCTTTCTTCATCCCAATGATCTGTGACAGTAGAACAGCCGAAACTTGAACAAGTTACATACAAAGACTAGAATCCAAGTTCCAAAAGACACGTACAACTAACAAAATGCCAAAGAGGACAAGAATCAAAagggaaaggaggaggaggaatgcAAATTTAACTTGCACGGATTTTTTGGTGATTTCTTAGCCGAACCAAGAATTATGTATAGGCAAAACAACCCAAGAACCGTGGAGCTTGAATACACTAGCACTAGACTTGTAGCGACCTGCGCGTACGTATACGTTCAAGAATACAAGATACCGTACTCTATACACTATGCACCATCGATCTCAACCTACGtacgtatatgtatgtataacaCTACACAATGTATGTATATAGGTAGAATCGTACGGGCTACGTACGGCTACACGTAGATGGCGTAGCGCATGCTCTCGTGCACCATGAGGTGGCTGACCTCGTCGGCGCGCGGCCGCCACCCGCTGGCCGCCCACGCCTCCTCCGTCACGCCGTACTCCTCGCCGTCGAAGCGGACGGCACACGCCAGCGCCAAAAGCGCCCTGGTCAGCGCGCCGCCCAGGGTcggcgccgccaccaccgcgccCGCGGCCGGGGCGGCACCGAGGACATCATCGCCGTCCGAGGCGCCGAGCGCGCTCTCGTCCACCACccgcgccgtccgccgccgGCGCCCCCACCTCAGGCCCTGCCGGACGAGCGACGCCACGCTCCACATGGCCGGCCCGCCGGCGAGCAAGGAGCCAAAAAGAACCCTTCTCTAGATCTCCGGTCCTCCTTAGCTAGCAGCTTCTCCGATCCCTCTCACCACGCAAGCTCCGTGGCACGGCAACCACCGATCACGCGCATCCTCCTTGCGTGCACGCACGCTTCTGATCTGCTCTCGGTTCGGGTTCCCTGAGATCAcgccaccaccatcttcatGGCACCTCCCATGCTTGCTGCTTGCCTCCACTGGCTGGTTCCTCCTCGCCTCCACCACTCCATCATCGATCACAGCCTCACAGGTGTGCGTGTTGTGTAGGATGCATCTAACTAGGAGACTTGAGCTTAGCACATGGAAGCAAACACTACCATTGGAGGTGTATAtatggaggaagaggaggagaggctgCAGGGGAGGGATTGAGCTTGATTAGCTAGGAAGTCTAGctcgaggagagggagagggagagggtagTGGTGGTGGGGAGAGGGGAGCACTTGGAGGCTGATAAAAGGTTAAGCGTGCTGTCACGTACTAGTCGCTACTCGCTAGTGGGAGGGAACAAGGATTCTGCTGGGTGGTGCTAGTTTCTTTCACGGCATGATGAGACGCGGACCGGCCTTTTAATTTTTGCATGCCAAATGCTTAGGATTTAGCCGAAAACTATCCCTCTTCCACTCTTCCTTACAAATGTTCATAAATTCTTTTTCTGAAGTTTGTTTTCTAAAGAAGATTTTCAGAAGGCTTTCTGTGGTGTTTTCTTAAAGTTGAACAGGATATGTACTTCCATCCATTACACTATCGAGATATCATGATCGGAATCAGAATAATTTTAGAGTTCCCGTGAGATCATGCATGCCAACAAGGTCTAACCAAGTCGCTGCTGGTTTCATGGATGATGCCTGGCTGTTACTTGGTTTGCATGCCGTGTCAGGTTTGCGTGCGTGAGAGGCCAAAGCAATAATCATGTCATGCACACAGCACGAGAAGAGTatcaataaatatataaagGATTAATCATCCGGTGTAAAAGAAGAttagccatgcatgcatgcatatatcctGCTTTCCCCTTCCCTGTTTTGTCGTTCTCTGCCTCTTCAGAtaacccttttcttttcttttctttccagtTCTCTGAGCTCATCCTGCTCCCAGTTTTTATTAATCTtgtcaagaaagaaaaaacttgccTAACTTGTGCAGTGTACATATGATATTTCTGCAGAGCTAGAGCTCACCTAGCTTCGATGAACCCCCTTACCCCGCCATTGAGCAGTGTACATAAATATATGTGCACGGTTTATTCTACCTCTGCACCATATTTACCACTTCCATGTACAGTGATGTTTCTGCATGTTTGTACCACATCCTCCCTCCGTTCTCCGATAGATTttattttggaattttttttatcttctcaaatatatgtcattttgaGTTCTTAAGGTAGTGTTTCCCCCAAGGATCAAGACCCTAAAAGCTATCAAGAATTAGAATTGGGACTGGATGAGTATGGAGAGTAGGGGCGGGCAATCCATTAATGCAGATAGTACAGTTCGGTTTTTTTGGTTCTAAAAAACAAGAAACCGAAATAActaaggaaaaatgaaaaaccAAACTTAAATAACTGATATATTTCGGTTTTGCACTGAAATTCTGAACAACTCATTAAATTTTGACCTTTTAAGCAAATTTCAACTATACAAAAGACAAATGTGCACATCATTGTAATGCAGATATAGCCATACATGCATACAACACAACAAATTCATAATACGTCTAACACTCTAATAAACATAATCTAATTTTGGAGATGATATCACGCTTTGCAAGTGGAACATACAACAATTCAGATTATTAggttaatttgattttttaaagttAAAAGCCAAATAACAAATCAAAAACCGAACAGAGCAATTTTAAAAACgaaataaaccaaaaaaaaaaggtcggTTCAgttattgttttttatttcactttcttgtttttttgctCACCCCTAGTGGAGAGCTGAGTATCATTAATTGGAGATTGGAGAAATGAAGAGGGTAAAAACAGTCCATCATAGAAAGAAAAGTTGATTGGTACTTTGTTAAGCTTATTATGAGCTAAAATTAgtaaatttttcatatatttgAGAACGAAGGAAATATTATATATAACATTGTATCTTTATAATTTAGTGTTTTAGAGGTGTTTAAAAGCTGCATAGGGAAAACAAAATAGCATTAAAGGGAAATGTATCTTAATAGATAGAATAAGATTTGATTCGAACTTATACATTTCCCGACCTTTTGAGTATTGCCTTGGACTTCTCAACAAAAATGAAAACTGATGTGAGCTGTCGTTAGAATCCTCCAAAAAATGAAGGAAAGAGTTCTTATACGAACTCTCAAGCTCATTCCTAGGAATTATTTAGGAGAGACAATGCCCGTTTTGCCCCCAGCCAATAAGGCCACAAGCCCACACACATGTGACAGGTGTTATATAGGACCAAATAGCAAGCTCTAACAGCTTGTTACTCCCTCCAGttaaaaatacatgatattttggACATGGTATGATCTTTTCAATGTATAcctttgaccattatttttaactaaaatatatttatataattcaataaatttatgttattttgaaattatttctgaagaaatatacacatataattttcatgttttcgaactaaatattttaaaaattattgatgatcaaaattcaaaagttTGATGTCTAAAACGTCATGTATTTGTGGCCGTATGGAGTATTTGCCAGAAATAGCTACACTGCTTGATTAGTTGTATTGTACATAAAACAAAGATGCACAAAGAGGTGAAAACACTTTGGCACCACATGAACGAAAAAGGAGGAGTCTTTTCAGTGCATGGAGAACATCGAGTCTCAACCACCAATGCACTCAAGACAAACATTCAGTTCAGTGCCTTTTGATACCATTGGATTGGTTCCTTTATATTGTGATTTGTTAGCAAGCATGTGATGAGAAGAACATTCAAGATGGAGATGTTTTTATGCAAGGTTTGCATCTTAATTTTCTTCCCTTTCCCAACATCTCCTTAAGCTTGCAGATGATGCCTTAGATGGAACATTTGATAGAGCATATTAATTAATGCCACTAGCGTAAACCCAATTAGAAATCTCTAGTAAAAGAAATGGAAATCTAGTAGAATAATTGAGCAGTGGGGGCACGAAATGTCTATGCATTAAGTGTAATGGTCCACACACACCTAATTATGCGACCCACTACCTAAAGCCACACACTACTAGCATACTCTAATAATCCATCATATAAATTCCAGGAAGAAAAGGCGGTTAACTGGATTGTTCCTCTGATAGTGCATGCATGGTAAATTCTTGTGATTTGTTAGCAAGCATGTGATGAAAACACTTTGGCAGGTTACTATCAACTGAGGTTTTTTGGGGTTTCCTTGATTCCAGATCATCTTTGCTTGATGAGTTTTTTGGGGTTTCCTTTTAATTGTTTTTGGCTGTGGACGCAACACATCTGCAGTTTGGCCTCAACTGATTTGCTGATCAGTTTCATGCATTAGCTGAGAGAAGTTGTGACCTTCTTCagctttattttttcttcttctcctgtcCATGATGCTATATATTCCTTTGTGGAGTGTGGGGGCATGGAACAATTTCTTTATCGGTAGGTACCCAGCTGAAAGCGTGTGTGTATTGTGAATGGTTCCTTTACACTACCTGAAAAAATACATCAGAGTggtaaccgtcattagtgataagaTAACATATTTATCATCTCGAACGTGTCATAGATGAGAGATCATAACGCGTCACCGATGAGATCATtaattagtgatggatcgtaactgtgacccgtcacttatatttaataattagtgacaggtcgtaa
Coding sequences:
- the LOC133919189 gene encoding uncharacterized protein LOC133919189, whose translation is MWSVASLVRQGLRWGRRRRTARVVDESALGASDGDDVLGAAPAAGAVVAAPTLGGALTRALLALACAVRFDGEEYGVTEEAWAASGWRPRADEVSHLMVHESMRYAIYV